One genomic segment of Erysipelotrichaceae bacterium 66202529 includes these proteins:
- a CDS encoding SIS domain-containing protein: MNVGKHIAANLDELREIQTALDEEQLQAVVNTCLSANRIFFSGMGRSGNMVKALAIRFMHLGYTAYVAGDAATPSIQEDDVLIAVSSSAKTKVTMNHMEIARKQNAHVILFSSLSENPEISDTYLCIPAKTKVQTSQHAGSLFEQAVLIIGDAITSCIQEEKKISTQYMNNRHANLQ; encoded by the coding sequence ATGAATGTAGGCAAACACATTGCGGCAAATCTGGATGAGCTGCGTGAAATACAGACTGCACTGGATGAGGAGCAGCTGCAAGCTGTAGTAAACACCTGTCTTTCAGCGAATAGAATTTTCTTTAGTGGAATGGGGCGATCCGGAAACATGGTCAAGGCACTGGCCATCCGCTTTATGCATTTAGGATACACGGCTTATGTAGCAGGGGATGCAGCTACACCTTCCATACAGGAAGATGATGTATTGATTGCGGTATCATCAAGTGCTAAAACAAAGGTGACTATGAATCATATGGAAATAGCAAGGAAACAGAATGCACATGTAATCCTGTTTTCTTCACTCAGCGAAAATCCAGAAATAAGTGATACCTATTTGTGTATACCGGCAAAAACCAAGGTGCAAACATCCCAGCATGCTGGCTCTCTCTTTGAACAAGCGGTACTAATCATAGGAGATGCTATCACATCCTGTATTCAGGAAGAGAAAAAGATTTCAACGCAATATATGAACAATCGCCATGCAAATCTGCAATAA
- a CDS encoding NADP-dependent phosphogluconate dehydrogenase, with protein sequence MQIGFIGLGKMGLEMAARAVDDGHDLIGCDASEEACERASKRGIKAVVSMQQLVKRLEKPCIVWLQTPPGAITNTIIRELSELLKEGDMVIDGGNSDFRDTKKTAEYLSEKNIHFMDIGVSGGVAGAKNGCGMLIGGTKENYERMLPFLDSLAAPGGYAHCGGTAAGHYAKTIHNGVEYAIMQAYAEGYEMLMSSEIDVDVLGSLQAYQNGCSIRSHILEKVIEALHPDVALEGVADYVADSGMGRWTVEEATRLKVPTPTISAALQARFRSQQEDSLSMQCIAALRGTIGGHPVKHKNGN encoded by the coding sequence ATGCAAATCGGATTTATCGGTTTAGGAAAAATGGGGCTGGAGATGGCCGCAAGAGCTGTCGACGATGGACATGATCTAATTGGCTGTGATGCCAGTGAAGAGGCGTGCGAACGCGCTTCCAAGAGGGGAATTAAGGCGGTAGTAAGTATGCAGCAGCTGGTTAAAAGATTGGAAAAGCCTTGTATCGTATGGCTTCAGACTCCACCCGGTGCCATTACAAATACTATTATCAGAGAGCTTTCTGAGTTGTTAAAGGAAGGCGATATGGTCATCGACGGTGGTAATTCTGATTTTCGCGATACGAAGAAAACAGCGGAATACCTTAGTGAAAAGAATATCCATTTTATGGATATCGGTGTCAGCGGAGGTGTAGCAGGCGCAAAAAACGGTTGCGGTATGCTGATTGGTGGGACAAAAGAAAATTATGAACGTATGCTTCCGTTTCTGGATTCTCTAGCAGCACCCGGCGGTTATGCTCATTGTGGTGGTACGGCTGCCGGACATTACGCGAAAACCATACATAACGGTGTAGAATATGCGATTATGCAGGCCTATGCAGAGGGCTATGAAATGCTGATGTCATCTGAAATTGATGTGGATGTACTGGGCAGTCTGCAGGCATATCAGAATGGCTGTTCCATACGTTCACATATCCTGGAAAAGGTGATAGAGGCATTGCATCCGGATGTTGCACTAGAGGGTGTTGCGGATTATGTTGCAGATTCCGGTATGGGAAGATGGACAGTAGAAGAAGCAACACGTCTGAAGGTACCTACTCCTACAATCTCAGCAGCCTTGCAGGCAAGATTTCGTTCTCAGCAGGAGGATTCTCTATCTATGCAGTGCATAGCAGCATTGCGTGGTACGATTGGCGGCCATCCGGTAAAACATAAGAATGGTAATTGA
- a CDS encoding PTS mannitol transporter subunit IIBC (CmtA with CmtB possibly forms the mannitol-like permease component of the cryptic mannitol phosphotransferase system, which phosphorylates and transports various carbohydrates and polyhydric alcohols in Escherichia coli; cytoplasmic protein) has product MKTNTSKKVKVQKMGAFLSAEVMPNIGVFIGWGLLAALFIPTGWLPNETMNQMVAPTMKYLMPLLIAYTGGYNVHKKRGGVIGAFATMGVILGADINMLAGAMLMGPLAAWILKKVDKLFEGKVKPGMEMMVNNFSLGLVGVCLMVLGFFAFVPVIEFLLGILSTAVDFLINKGLLPLIAVFVQPAKVLFLNNAVNHGIMIPLGVEQAAEAGKSLLFMIEANNGCVLGIALAFTFFGKGTAKKAAPGAAFINFFGGIGEVVYPFVLSKPLVILGQIAGSMVSLFIIQVFGGGTVAPISPGSFFALLSVSPKDAMLVNIISYVAGMVVSMFVAGFILKMDKTEDETELIDLDYGFDMPNAGEVVIDTEQSSAAVQRIIYACDAGMGSSVMGESIMKTKLQKAMLNIEVMHSSVATLCETARTGDLIVTTKPLEARVKNVLETNGKKNAVYAVNNLLNSEAYDRLVDSLKKSE; this is encoded by the coding sequence ATGAAAACGAACACTTCAAAGAAAGTGAAAGTTCAGAAAATGGGAGCTTTCCTAAGCGCAGAAGTTATGCCGAATATTGGGGTCTTTATTGGATGGGGATTATTAGCTGCATTATTCATACCGACGGGGTGGCTGCCAAATGAAACAATGAATCAGATGGTAGCACCGACTATGAAATATCTGATGCCATTGCTGATCGCGTACACAGGAGGGTATAATGTACACAAAAAGCGTGGTGGTGTTATCGGCGCATTTGCCACGATGGGAGTAATCCTAGGCGCTGATATCAACATGCTTGCAGGGGCAATGCTCATGGGACCATTGGCCGCATGGATTCTGAAAAAGGTGGATAAGCTGTTTGAGGGAAAAGTAAAACCGGGAATGGAAATGATGGTCAACAATTTTTCCCTGGGACTTGTAGGAGTATGTTTAATGGTACTGGGCTTCTTTGCCTTTGTACCAGTTATTGAATTTTTGCTGGGTATTTTAAGTACAGCTGTTGATTTCCTAATCAATAAAGGGCTTCTTCCATTGATTGCTGTATTTGTACAGCCTGCCAAGGTATTATTCCTGAATAATGCTGTGAATCATGGTATTATGATTCCTTTGGGTGTGGAACAGGCAGCGGAAGCGGGAAAATCTCTGCTTTTTATGATAGAAGCAAATAACGGATGTGTATTAGGCATCGCACTAGCGTTTACCTTCTTTGGTAAGGGGACTGCGAAAAAAGCAGCACCTGGTGCCGCCTTCATTAACTTCTTTGGTGGTATCGGTGAGGTCGTATATCCATTCGTATTAAGTAAACCGCTTGTTATTCTAGGACAGATTGCAGGAAGTATGGTTTCTCTGTTTATCATTCAGGTTTTCGGAGGTGGAACTGTAGCGCCAATTTCACCAGGTAGCTTCTTTGCCTTACTATCTGTTTCTCCGAAGGATGCTATGCTGGTTAATATTATTTCCTATGTCGCAGGTATGGTGGTTTCTATGTTTGTAGCAGGCTTCATCTTAAAAATGGATAAAACTGAGGATGAAACAGAGCTTATTGATTTGGACTACGGATTCGATATGCCAAATGCAGGTGAGGTAGTCATAGATACAGAGCAGAGTAGTGCTGCTGTACAAAGAATTATTTACGCATGCGATGCTGGTATGGGATCAAGTGTCATGGGAGAATCTATCATGAAGACCAAACTCCAGAAGGCTATGCTGAATATAGAGGTTATGCATTCCTCTGTAGCGACACTCTGTGAAACTGCAAGGACCGGAGATTTAATTGTAACAACAAAGCCATTGGAAGCGCGTGTGAAAAATGTACTGGAGACAAACGGGAAGAAAAATGCAGTCTATGCGGTGAATAATCTGTTGAATTCTGAAGCATATGATCGACTTGTGGATTCCTTGAAAAAATCCGAATGA
- a CDS encoding PTS mannitol transporter subunit IIA, translated as MNTKKTRKPILQEDNIILQASYADRWSAIQACGEVLVKQGYVRAAYIEDMMERERLVSVYVGNHVAIPHGIVNSEQHILESGLSVLQIPEGVDFDGEKVYIMIGIAGRDGVHIQLLSQIALVCMEQEQVERLRRSTDKKEIMQILNATLYE; from the coding sequence ATGAATACAAAAAAAACGAGGAAGCCCATTTTACAGGAGGATAATATCATATTGCAGGCTTCATACGCAGATCGCTGGAGCGCCATACAGGCATGTGGTGAGGTACTTGTAAAGCAGGGGTATGTTAGGGCGGCTTATATTGAGGATATGATGGAACGGGAACGTCTGGTATCTGTCTATGTAGGTAATCATGTGGCTATTCCCCATGGGATTGTTAATAGTGAACAGCATATTCTAGAATCTGGCTTATCAGTACTGCAGATTCCCGAGGGGGTTGATTTTGATGGAGAAAAGGTGTATATCATGATTGGAATTGCAGGCAGAGATGGAGTACATATTCAGTTGCTTTCTCAGATCGCGCTCGTGTGTATGGAACAAGAGCAGGTTGAACGGCTTAGAAGGAGTACGGATAAGAAGGAAATTATGCAGATATTAAATGCGACGCTTTATGAGTGA
- a CDS encoding SIS domain-containing protein, whose product MNTTKLALFEKQLTNVKDALTKSDQKIVSYLKEHPDKFTRMSITDISEDIGTSIAAITRFVKKMGYDKLQDLKLAITRDMEASESSQYVRVEEGDDILTVSKKVLQKNIETIEDIGKIIHEDDLEEAFRIIREARRVIFTGVGGSASVAQDAYHKFMRIGMMVELITDVHTQAVVSSVGNEKDAIIVVSNEGANTELNAALKVAKENHMKIIAITQFSQSPLTKLADVCLYTLSRNFSYKPQSLISRIAEYSLVDVLYVGFCMQSQDTVAEKLLEISTNMKKFKNYND is encoded by the coding sequence ATGAATACAACTAAATTGGCGTTATTTGAGAAACAACTGACAAATGTGAAGGATGCATTGACAAAATCTGATCAGAAGATTGTATCCTATTTAAAGGAACATCCTGATAAGTTTACACGTATGTCCATAACGGATATCTCAGAAGATATCGGGACAAGTATTGCGGCGATTACCCGCTTTGTAAAGAAAATGGGCTATGACAAGCTACAGGACTTAAAGCTTGCTATTACAAGGGATATGGAAGCCAGTGAAAGCTCACAGTATGTACGTGTGGAAGAAGGAGACGATATTCTTACCGTTTCAAAAAAGGTTTTGCAGAAAAACATTGAAACGATTGAGGATATTGGGAAGATCATTCACGAGGATGATTTGGAAGAAGCCTTTCGAATTATCCGAGAAGCAAGGAGAGTAATCTTCACAGGTGTTGGAGGTTCAGCTAGTGTGGCACAGGATGCCTACCATAAGTTTATGCGGATTGGCATGATGGTGGAGCTGATTACAGATGTGCACACACAGGCGGTTGTTTCCTCTGTTGGAAATGAAAAGGATGCTATTATTGTTGTAAGTAATGAGGGAGCTAATACGGAATTGAACGCCGCTTTAAAGGTCGCAAAGGAAAATCACATGAAAATCATTGCGATAACGCAGTTCTCTCAATCTCCTTTAACAAAGCTTGCGGATGTTTGCTTATATACACTGTCGAGAAATTTCAGTTATAAGCCACAGTCGCTGATCTCCAGAATCGCAGAATACAGTCTTGTTGATGTTCTATATGTTGGTTTCTGCATGCAGTCGCAGGACACGGTTGCAGAGAAGCTTTTAGAAATCAGCACGAATATGAAAAAATTTAAGAATTATAACGACTGA